Proteins co-encoded in one Cynocephalus volans isolate mCynVol1 chromosome 11, mCynVol1.pri, whole genome shotgun sequence genomic window:
- the LOC134391221 gene encoding 26S proteasome non-ATPase regulatory subunit 10: MVCNLAYGGKIEELKESIMADKSVAIRTDQESRTALHWACSAGHLEIVEFLLQIGVPVNDKDDAGWSPLHIASSAGRDEIVKALLGKGAQVNAVNQNGCTPLHYAASKNRHEIAVMLLEGGANPDAKDHYEATAMHRAAAKGNLKMIHILLYYKAAVNIQDTEGNTPLHLACDEERVEEAKLLVSRGASIYIQNKEEKTPLQVAKRGLGSILERMVEG; this comes from the coding sequence ATGGTCTGCAACCTAGCCTACGGCGGGAAGATCGAGGAGCTGAAGGAGAGCATCATGGCCGACAAATCCGTGGCTATTAGAACTGACCAGGAGAGCAGAACTGCATTGCATTGGGCGTGCTCAGCTGGACATCTAGAAATTGTTGAGTTCTTGCTACAGATTGGAGTGCCAGTGAATGATAAAGATGATGCGGGTTGGTCTCCTCTTCATATTGCTTCTTCTGCTGGCCGGGATGAGATTGTAAAAGCCCTCCTGGGAAAAGGTGCTCAAGTGAATGCTGTCAATCAAAATGGCTGTACTCCCCTACATTACGCAGCTTCCAAAAACAGGCATGAGATTGCTGTCATGTTACTAGAAGGCGGGGCTAATCCGGACGCTAAGGACCATTATGAGGCTACAGCAATGCACCGTGCAGCAGCCAAGGGTAACCTGAAGATGATTCATATCCTTCTGTACTACAAAGCAGCTGTAAACATCCAAGACACTGAGGGTAACACTCCTCTGCACTTAGCCTGTGACGAGGAGAGAGTGGAAGAAGCAAAACTGCTGGTGTCTCGTGGAGCAAGTATTTACAtccagaataaagaagaaaagacaccCCTGCAAGTGGCCAAACGTGGCCTGGGTTCAATACTCGAGAGAATGGTGGAAGGTTAA